A single genomic interval of Variovorax sp. PMC12 harbors:
- a CDS encoding 5'-nucleotidase — translation MPYELENRLVIGVASSAVFDLTDSDAIFKSHGEEEYRKFQEENLYNPLPKGIAFPFIKRLLALNDLRADADDPFVEVVLLSRNDPDTGLRVMKTIEHYKLGMTRAIFMQGRSPYEYIPALNIALFLSGNKSDVDAAIKADHPAGQALDSKFDDDEDDNSLRIAFDFDGVLAGDESESVMQASGLSAFHAHEVKNVMQPHHPGPLKEFLVRVAKIQSAEEHHKRQNPAYENRIRVSIVTARNAPSHERALKTLKSWGVMANDAFFLGGIEKGRVLAVLKPHIFFDDQSGHLQSASTVVPSVHIPFGVTNQEKAPSPLSGAD, via the coding sequence TTGCCTTACGAACTGGAGAACCGCCTCGTGATCGGCGTTGCGTCGAGCGCGGTGTTCGATCTCACCGACTCGGACGCCATTTTCAAGAGCCACGGCGAAGAGGAATACCGCAAGTTCCAAGAGGAGAACCTCTACAACCCGCTTCCCAAGGGCATCGCCTTTCCGTTCATCAAGCGCCTGCTCGCACTGAACGACCTTCGCGCGGACGCCGACGATCCCTTTGTCGAAGTGGTGCTTCTTTCCAGAAACGACCCCGACACCGGGCTGCGGGTGATGAAAACCATCGAACACTACAAACTGGGTATGACACGCGCGATATTCATGCAGGGGAGGTCGCCCTACGAATACATTCCGGCGCTCAACATCGCCCTTTTTCTCTCGGGTAACAAGTCGGACGTGGATGCCGCGATCAAGGCGGACCATCCGGCTGGACAAGCGCTCGACTCCAAGTTCGATGACGACGAGGACGACAACTCCCTTCGAATCGCTTTTGACTTCGACGGCGTTCTGGCGGGCGATGAATCGGAGTCGGTGATGCAGGCGTCCGGCCTGAGCGCGTTCCATGCGCACGAAGTCAAGAATGTCATGCAGCCGCACCATCCGGGCCCGCTCAAGGAATTCCTAGTTCGGGTCGCCAAGATCCAGTCCGCGGAAGAGCATCACAAGCGACAAAATCCAGCTTACGAGAACCGGATCCGCGTCTCGATTGTCACCGCGCGCAATGCGCCGTCTCACGAGCGCGCGCTCAAGACTCTGAAAAGCTGGGGCGTAATGGCGAACGACGCTTTTTTTCTTGGCGGCATCGAAAAGGGGCGCGTCCTCGCCGTGTTGAAGCCGCACATTTTCTTTGACGATCAATCGGGCCACCTCCAATCGGCGAGCACGGTGGTGCCATCTGTGCACATCCCGTTCGGAGTCACCAATCAGGAAAAGGCACCGAGCCCGTTGTCGGGTGCGGATTGA
- a CDS encoding GlxA family transcriptional regulator, whose protein sequence is MTRSVSFLLVPEFQLFDMAGPLSVFQVAAEIGRSRRGPAYEIAVLSERGGRVACSAGLEMQTRSWRDSQAGTVIVPGGQGARKPGAATPALVQYLRAALAAKRRVASVCTGAFLLAEAGLLDGRRATTHWRQAALLQRNYPAITVDADRIFVRDGHVWSSAGIAAGIDLALALVEADLGADIAGAVAREMVVYHRRTGGQSQFSALQDLAPQSERMRAVLAHIGENLTADLDIDRLAEVACVSPRQFMRTFKAETGQTPAKAVERIRAEVARTHIEGGDSSIEAVARLTGFEDPERMRRAFVRVYGQPPQALRRMARAAAPAGALRA, encoded by the coding sequence ATGACCCGCTCCGTCTCCTTCTTGCTCGTTCCGGAGTTCCAACTGTTCGACATGGCGGGCCCGCTGTCGGTGTTTCAGGTGGCCGCCGAAATCGGACGCAGCCGGCGTGGCCCGGCCTACGAAATAGCGGTGCTTTCCGAACGCGGGGGTCGCGTGGCGTGTTCGGCCGGACTCGAAATGCAGACGCGCTCGTGGCGCGATTCGCAGGCCGGCACCGTCATCGTTCCTGGCGGCCAGGGCGCACGAAAGCCCGGCGCGGCCACGCCCGCGCTGGTGCAATACCTGCGCGCCGCGCTGGCGGCGAAGCGGCGCGTGGCCAGCGTGTGCACCGGCGCGTTCCTGCTGGCCGAGGCGGGCCTGCTAGACGGGCGCCGTGCCACCACGCACTGGCGCCAGGCCGCGCTGCTGCAACGCAACTATCCCGCCATCACCGTCGATGCCGATCGGATCTTCGTGCGCGACGGCCATGTGTGGAGTTCGGCGGGCATCGCGGCCGGCATCGATCTCGCACTGGCGCTCGTCGAGGCGGATCTCGGCGCCGACATCGCGGGCGCGGTGGCGCGCGAGATGGTCGTCTACCACCGGCGCACGGGCGGCCAGTCGCAGTTCTCCGCGCTGCAGGACCTCGCGCCGCAGAGCGAACGCATGCGCGCCGTGCTCGCACACATCGGCGAGAACCTCACGGCCGACCTCGACATCGACCGGCTCGCCGAAGTGGCCTGCGTGAGCCCGCGCCAGTTCATGCGCACCTTCAAGGCAGAGACGGGACAGACGCCCGCCAAGGCCGTGGAGCGCATCCGTGCCGAAGTTGCACGCACGCACATCGAAGGCGGCGACAGCAGCATCGAAGCGGTTGCGCGGCTCACCGGTTTCGAGGACCCGGAGCGCATGCGGCGCGCGTTCGTGCGCGTGTATGGCCAACCGCCGCAGGCCTTGCGGCGCATGGCGCGAGCGGCGGCGCCAGCCGGGGCGCTTCGTGCCTGA
- a CDS encoding lactonase family protein — MTLHSAFSRRAGYALATALTLVLVACGGGGGGGEGGFFPVIPASSSTPPASTPPASTPEPSPPPAAPTYAVSGTVTGLLGTGLVLQNNAGDDLPITANGRFSFATPLAGGTRYAVSIKSQSKILTRVCTVANGSGTIAAAAVDDVQVVCAEPPSRFAYVSNGDSNSVSAYTVDASTGALRAATTLSVPSPYALTVDPSGRFVYVSSTSGAGVSAYSIDRATGDLTAIGAPSVAVGAISAGMAVDPTGRFAYFVNLAGDRVLAFDVDANTGALSSMAVSSVETGGSPYGIAVDPTGRFAYVANTGDGTVSAYNIDATSGALSPMTIPTVTAGSGARDIAVDPSGRFAYVLNQGDRTVMAYSINPVSGVLTPLAATPPATGGGPFSITVDPKGRFAYVANLDSHNVSAYTLNASTGVPTPAVTPTISTGNRPASVAIDASGKFAYVADNTDGKVSIYTIDAASGVLNPQAAPTVTAGQAPNRIALSR; from the coding sequence ATGACGCTGCATTCCGCCTTTTCGCGCCGCGCTGGCTACGCCCTTGCCACGGCACTCACCCTCGTGCTTGTTGCCTGCGGCGGAGGAGGAGGGGGCGGGGAGGGCGGCTTCTTCCCGGTCATCCCTGCTTCTTCATCGACGCCACCCGCATCGACGCCACCCGCGTCGACGCCTGAGCCCTCGCCGCCGCCGGCTGCACCGACTTACGCCGTGAGCGGCACGGTCACCGGGCTGCTGGGCACGGGCCTCGTGTTGCAGAACAACGCCGGCGACGACCTGCCCATCACCGCCAACGGCCGCTTCAGTTTTGCGACACCGCTTGCCGGCGGTACGCGCTATGCGGTGTCGATCAAGTCGCAGTCCAAGATCCTCACGCGCGTATGCACCGTCGCCAACGGCAGCGGAACCATCGCGGCGGCCGCGGTGGACGACGTGCAGGTCGTCTGCGCCGAGCCTCCTTCGCGCTTTGCCTATGTGTCGAACGGCGACAGCAACAGCGTGTCTGCCTACACCGTCGATGCGTCGACAGGAGCGCTGCGCGCTGCGACGACGCTGTCGGTGCCGAGTCCGTACGCGCTGACCGTCGATCCCTCGGGCCGCTTCGTCTACGTTTCGAGCACGTCGGGCGCCGGCGTGTCGGCGTATTCCATCGACCGTGCGACAGGTGACTTGACTGCCATCGGCGCGCCATCCGTGGCAGTTGGTGCTATCTCGGCAGGGATGGCGGTGGACCCCACCGGCCGCTTCGCCTACTTCGTGAACCTGGCGGGCGACCGCGTGCTGGCTTTCGACGTCGATGCGAATACGGGCGCGCTGAGTTCGATGGCGGTGTCGTCCGTGGAGACCGGCGGATCGCCTTACGGTATAGCGGTGGACCCCACGGGCCGCTTCGCCTATGTGGCGAACACCGGCGACGGTACCGTGTCGGCCTACAACATCGATGCCACGTCCGGAGCGTTGAGCCCGATGACGATTCCCACCGTGACGGCCGGATCCGGAGCCCGCGACATTGCCGTGGATCCCTCGGGCCGCTTCGCCTATGTTTTGAACCAGGGCGACAGGACCGTCATGGCCTATTCCATTAACCCGGTGTCGGGCGTGCTGACGCCGCTTGCAGCAACGCCGCCCGCGACAGGTGGCGGTCCATTCAGCATCACCGTGGACCCGAAGGGACGCTTTGCCTACGTGGCAAACCTGGACAGCCACAACGTGTCGGCCTACACCTTGAACGCCTCGACCGGCGTGCCGACGCCTGCGGTGACGCCGACGATTTCCACCGGCAATCGTCCCGCCTCCGTGGCGATAGACGCGAGCGGCAAGTTCGCCTACGTGGCGGACAACACGGACGGCAAGGTGTCGATCTACACCATCGATGCGGCGTCGGGTGTACTGAATCCGCAAGCGGCGCCGACGGTTACGGCTGGACAGGCGCCGAACAGGATTGCCTTGTCGAGGTGA
- a CDS encoding O-methyltransferase translates to MTTLTSPPLAPLLDRLFLQAAAATSPAIASISREERERLMHSKTEYLDLYGRMKDLWLPVSRETGVLLYQLARSMNARNIVEFGTSFGLSTLYMAAALRDNGGGRLISSEFEPSKIAKAREHLTEGGVSDLVEIREGDALKTLAVDLPQTIDLVLLDGAKALYPDILALVESRLRPGALIVADNADHSPEYLARVRASDGGYLSVPFAADVELSMRVG, encoded by the coding sequence GTGACGACCCTGACCTCCCCTCCCCTCGCCCCTTTGCTCGACCGCCTGTTCCTGCAGGCCGCCGCGGCAACCAGCCCTGCCATTGCCAGCATCAGCCGCGAGGAACGCGAACGGCTGATGCACAGCAAGACCGAGTACCTCGACCTCTATGGCCGGATGAAGGATCTTTGGCTGCCGGTGTCGCGCGAGACCGGCGTGCTGCTCTACCAGCTGGCACGCAGCATGAACGCGCGCAACATCGTGGAGTTCGGCACTTCGTTCGGCCTGTCGACGCTCTACATGGCCGCCGCGCTGCGCGACAACGGCGGCGGCAGGCTCATCAGCAGCGAGTTCGAGCCATCGAAGATCGCCAAGGCCCGCGAGCACTTGACTGAAGGGGGCGTGAGCGACCTGGTCGAAATCCGCGAAGGTGACGCGCTGAAGACGCTGGCCGTCGACCTGCCCCAGACCATCGACCTGGTGCTGCTGGACGGCGCGAAGGCGCTCTACCCCGACATCCTGGCGCTGGTCGAGAGCCGCCTGCGGCCGGGTGCGCTGATCGTGGCGGACAACGCCGACCACAGCCCGGAGTACCTCGCACGCGTGCGTGCGTCCGACGGCGGATACCTGTCGGTCCCCTTCGCCGCCGACGTGGAACTGTCAATGCGGGTGGGCTGA
- a CDS encoding peptidylprolyl isomerase, with protein sequence MKRMKYPLPSPAIALVGVLLASSAGMAAAQAPAAGNAVVARMGEISIGQDEVEKLLRALPDAERAAVKANRASLDGWLRQRLLSEALLRDARIKGWAERAEVKAKVDAAVREVGARIVSASYLESVSQVPPDFPSDAELNAAYEQGKANFNLPAGYRVAQIFLATPGRDAVAIAKVREEASRLARQARAGDFAAGARANSQDKGTAERGGEVATLPLARMLPELRDTVARLKPGQVSEPVQAEAGFHVVKLIDVQPARTATLDEMRPQLHAALRQQRQQQLVQAYLAQLAPPTQLSIDSAALDAAIQKTN encoded by the coding sequence ATGAAGCGCATGAAGTACCCATTGCCGTCGCCCGCGATTGCCCTTGTGGGCGTGCTGCTGGCCTCGTCGGCTGGCATGGCCGCCGCGCAGGCACCCGCCGCTGGCAATGCCGTCGTGGCCCGGATGGGCGAGATCTCGATCGGGCAGGACGAGGTCGAGAAATTGCTGCGGGCGTTGCCCGACGCGGAACGCGCCGCGGTGAAGGCCAACCGCGCGAGCCTCGACGGCTGGCTGCGCCAGCGGCTGCTGAGCGAAGCATTGTTGCGCGATGCCCGCATCAAGGGCTGGGCCGAGCGGGCCGAGGTGAAGGCGAAGGTCGATGCGGCAGTGCGCGAGGTCGGCGCGCGCATCGTTTCTGCCAGCTATCTCGAATCGGTAAGCCAGGTGCCGCCGGATTTTCCGTCGGACGCGGAACTCAATGCCGCGTATGAGCAGGGCAAGGCCAATTTCAATCTGCCCGCCGGCTATCGCGTGGCGCAGATCTTCCTGGCCACGCCCGGGCGCGATGCGGTCGCCATCGCCAAGGTGCGCGAGGAGGCGAGCAGGCTGGCCCGCCAGGCCCGCGCCGGCGACTTCGCAGCCGGGGCGCGCGCCAACTCGCAGGACAAGGGCACGGCGGAGCGTGGCGGCGAGGTCGCGACCTTGCCGCTGGCGCGCATGCTCCCCGAACTGCGCGACACGGTGGCCCGGCTGAAGCCGGGCCAGGTCAGCGAGCCGGTGCAGGCGGAGGCGGGCTTCCATGTCGTGAAGCTGATCGACGTGCAGCCCGCGCGCACCGCCACGCTCGACGAGATGCGGCCGCAGCTGCACGCCGCATTGCGCCAGCAGCGCCAGCAACAGCTCGTGCAGGCCTACCTGGCGCAGCTGGCGCCACCGACCCAACTGAGCATTGACAGCGCCGCGCTGGATGCGGCGATCCAGAAGACGAACTGA
- a CDS encoding YbaB/EbfC family DNA-binding protein, whose product MNDSSARPAPRWTRLRLAFGWWGMGLASATLPMAAAAQPRQQVPQHWISYATLASSQLQASLGDPTNDTVVRLHASMQSRMRQDGRAGPPASVVVVRVWVASSGRVERVAFDSLGDAQADADLRALLTARPLADPPPRNMRQPMVLQLTLSSVIPSDFVHIHWRGAN is encoded by the coding sequence ATGAACGATTCTTCCGCCAGACCCGCACCTCGCTGGACACGCCTGCGACTGGCCTTCGGCTGGTGGGGCATGGGCCTTGCGAGCGCCACTTTGCCTATGGCCGCGGCGGCGCAGCCGCGTCAGCAGGTGCCGCAGCACTGGATCAGCTACGCCACCCTGGCGAGCAGCCAGTTGCAGGCCTCGCTCGGCGACCCCACCAACGACACCGTGGTGCGCTTGCACGCCTCGATGCAATCGCGCATGCGCCAGGACGGACGAGCGGGCCCGCCCGCGTCCGTGGTGGTGGTGCGCGTGTGGGTTGCCTCCAGCGGCAGGGTCGAGCGCGTGGCTTTCGACTCGCTCGGCGATGCGCAGGCCGACGCCGACCTGCGCGCGCTGCTCACCGCCCGTCCGCTGGCCGATCCGCCACCACGCAACATGCGCCAGCCGATGGTGCTGCAGCTCACGCTGAGCTCCGTCATCCCGAGTGACTTTGTGCACATACACTGGCGCGGCGCGAATTGA
- a CDS encoding YbjN domain-containing protein yields the protein MNNTSTTNTQANDVAIEAPHLDLLDAVTPEQVSDAIKTAGAAVTAIEQDGVVRLHSASHGIGFQVLWGNPVTTTQFTDFTLSCPLRVQGGTLPDAVLASWHRTKRFARVAQHGDFVVLEMDVVVAGGVSPAYLAFAMRLWMQMMGEFFLHLRNYGPAAETRGDAANTEAGAVAAQGEPAAA from the coding sequence ATGAACAACACATCGACAACAAACACCCAAGCCAACGACGTCGCCATCGAGGCGCCGCACCTCGACCTGCTGGACGCCGTCACGCCCGAACAGGTGTCGGACGCCATCAAGACCGCGGGCGCCGCGGTCACGGCCATCGAACAGGATGGCGTTGTGCGCTTGCACAGCGCAAGCCATGGCATCGGATTCCAGGTGCTGTGGGGCAACCCGGTCACGACCACCCAGTTCACCGACTTCACGCTGAGCTGCCCATTGCGCGTGCAGGGCGGCACGCTGCCCGATGCCGTGCTGGCATCGTGGCACCGCACCAAGCGCTTCGCCCGCGTGGCGCAGCACGGCGACTTCGTCGTGCTCGAAATGGACGTGGTCGTCGCAGGCGGCGTGAGCCCTGCGTACCTCGCGTTCGCCATGCGGCTGTGGATGCAGATGATGGGCGAGTTCTTCCTGCACCTGCGCAACTACGGGCCGGCCGCCGAAACCCGCGGCGATGCAGCGAACACCGAGGCCGGCGCGGTGGCCGCGCAGGGCGAGCCCGCGGCCGCCTGA
- a CDS encoding MFS transporter, giving the protein MTDTATISTGRRDARVLAICQGLYTAAVSIDLTLTALTGHMLAPDKSLATLPFALITVAGAVVTWFASLLMQRIGRRGGFALGALAGTAGGLVSVWAVFHGSFWVFCAGTALVGVYQAFAQFYRLAAADGVAVADKSRAVSTVLAGGVIAAVAGPALAAWSKDLFPPALFAGAYLMVAVLGAISVVLIVALYRDTQMQAAASGPVDTRPARPLGEIARQPIFIAALANNVVGSVSMMFVMTAAPLAAVACNHSIDDGAGIMQWHLVGMYAPALFAGALIQRWGLPRVVSLGMVLNVVCSVVAMSSTTLPAFYAALFCLGVGWNFMFVGGTTLLAQSYRPQERGRAQGAAELLRNVCTAFATLAAGPALDHFGWAPLNAAMLPVVLLAAAMTFVWARSTRAERLPSLRG; this is encoded by the coding sequence ATGACCGACACCGCCACCATCTCCACCGGCCGCCGCGATGCGCGGGTGCTCGCGATCTGCCAGGGTCTCTACACGGCGGCCGTTTCGATCGACCTCACGCTCACCGCGCTCACGGGCCACATGCTTGCGCCCGACAAGTCGCTGGCGACGCTGCCCTTTGCGCTCATCACGGTAGCGGGGGCGGTGGTGACGTGGTTCGCGTCGCTGCTGATGCAGCGCATCGGGCGGCGTGGCGGGTTCGCACTGGGCGCGCTCGCGGGCACGGCGGGCGGCCTCGTGTCGGTGTGGGCTGTCTTTCACGGCAGCTTCTGGGTGTTCTGCGCCGGCACGGCATTGGTGGGCGTCTACCAGGCCTTCGCGCAGTTCTACCGGCTGGCCGCGGCCGACGGCGTGGCGGTCGCCGACAAGAGCCGCGCCGTGTCGACGGTGCTGGCCGGCGGCGTGATCGCGGCTGTCGCGGGGCCGGCGCTCGCGGCCTGGAGCAAGGACCTCTTTCCGCCAGCTCTGTTCGCGGGGGCCTACCTGATGGTGGCGGTGCTGGGTGCAATCTCGGTCGTCTTGATCGTGGCTCTTTACCGCGACACGCAGATGCAGGCCGCGGCGAGCGGGCCTGTCGACACTCGGCCAGCCCGCCCGCTGGGCGAGATCGCAAGGCAGCCCATCTTCATCGCCGCGCTGGCCAACAACGTGGTGGGTTCGGTGTCGATGATGTTCGTGATGACGGCCGCGCCGCTCGCGGCCGTGGCCTGCAACCACTCCATCGACGACGGCGCGGGGATCATGCAGTGGCACCTGGTGGGCATGTATGCGCCGGCGCTGTTCGCGGGCGCGCTCATCCAGCGCTGGGGCTTGCCGCGTGTGGTGAGCCTGGGCATGGTGCTCAATGTCGTGTGTTCGGTCGTCGCGATGAGTTCGACCACGCTGCCTGCCTTCTACGCGGCACTGTTCTGCCTGGGCGTGGGCTGGAACTTCATGTTCGTCGGCGGCACCACGCTGCTGGCGCAGTCATATCGCCCGCAGGAGCGCGGCCGTGCGCAGGGCGCCGCCGAGTTGCTGCGCAACGTGTGCACGGCTTTTGCGACGCTCGCCGCCGGCCCCGCGCTCGATCACTTCGGCTGGGCGCCGCTCAATGCAGCGATGCTGCCGGTGGTGCTGCTCGCTGCAGCCATGACGTTCGTCTGGGCGCGTTCCACGCGCGCTGAACGGCTACCGAGCCTTCGCGGGTGA
- a CDS encoding TetR family transcriptional regulator has product MTDRPSASISSRRKPKQARSADLLQAILQAAIQVLAKEGVGRFTTTRVAERAGVSVGSVYQYFPNKASILFRLQSDEWQQTTEMMRGILGDMQRPVLERLRMLTHAFIRSECDEAQVRTALGDAAPFYRDAPEAREVRAAGGEIVRVFMKQALPVASDATREMAGDLIVRTLSTVGKDFSESPRTAAEIEAWADAMADMLCAYLESLASR; this is encoded by the coding sequence ATGACCGACCGCCCGAGTGCGTCCATCTCCTCTCGCCGAAAGCCCAAGCAGGCGCGCTCGGCCGACCTTCTCCAGGCCATTCTTCAGGCAGCTATTCAGGTTTTGGCGAAGGAAGGGGTGGGCCGTTTCACCACCACGCGCGTTGCCGAGCGGGCCGGGGTGAGCGTCGGTTCGGTCTATCAGTACTTTCCGAACAAGGCGTCGATCCTGTTTCGTCTGCAGAGCGACGAATGGCAGCAGACCACGGAAATGATGCGCGGCATTCTGGGGGACATGCAGCGGCCCGTGCTCGAACGCCTGCGCATGCTCACGCACGCCTTCATTCGCTCGGAGTGCGACGAGGCGCAGGTGCGAACGGCGCTCGGCGACGCCGCGCCGTTCTACCGTGACGCGCCCGAGGCCCGGGAAGTGCGCGCCGCCGGCGGCGAGATCGTGCGGGTGTTCATGAAGCAAGCCCTGCCCGTGGCTTCCGATGCCACGCGTGAAATGGCGGGCGACCTGATCGTGAGGACGCTCAGCACGGTGGGCAAGGATTTTTCGGAGAGCCCCCGGACCGCCGCCGAGATCGAGGCCTGGGCGGACGCGATGGCCGACATGCTCTGCGCCTACCTGGAGAGCCTCGCATCGCGCTGA
- a CDS encoding TRAP transporter substrate-binding protein: MFFASLLCHAQTAPEQRLRIVGGLGGVTQYTGHEEQFWTRDLATLSGGRYTASIVPFDRAGVPGQEMLNLMQLGVVPFGTALLSQVSTQYPELGAADMAGLNPDVSTLRRTVGAFRPYLAAALRERYGAELLAVYIYPAQEVFCNKPLQQLSDLAGRRTRVSSSTQADFIAAVGGTPVYTEFSQIMANMRSGNTDCAVTGTMSGHTLGLYEVTSTIYTLPLSWGVAVFAANRESFNALPADLQALLRKELPKLENAVWTQSERETDEGIACNTGAAGCTKPTKGRMTAVRPSPQDEARRREIFANRVLPGWVRRCGPECAKAWNDTLAPVVGLRAPSVQ, from the coding sequence ATGTTTTTCGCCTCGCTGCTCTGCCACGCGCAGACGGCGCCCGAGCAACGGCTGCGCATCGTCGGCGGCCTGGGAGGAGTCACGCAGTACACCGGCCACGAAGAGCAGTTCTGGACCCGGGATCTGGCCACGCTGTCGGGCGGCCGCTACACCGCCAGCATCGTGCCCTTCGACCGTGCCGGCGTGCCGGGACAGGAGATGCTCAACCTCATGCAGCTGGGCGTGGTGCCTTTCGGCACGGCGCTGCTGAGCCAGGTATCGACGCAGTATCCGGAGCTGGGCGCCGCCGACATGGCGGGGCTGAACCCCGACGTGTCCACGTTGCGGCGCACGGTCGGCGCATTTCGCCCGTACCTGGCCGCCGCGCTGCGCGAACGCTATGGTGCCGAACTGCTGGCCGTGTACATCTACCCGGCCCAGGAGGTGTTCTGCAACAAGCCGCTGCAGCAGCTGTCGGACCTGGCGGGCCGACGCACGCGGGTGTCGAGTTCGACGCAGGCGGATTTCATCGCCGCGGTGGGCGGCACGCCGGTCTACACCGAGTTCTCGCAGATCATGGCGAACATGAGGTCCGGCAACACCGACTGCGCGGTCACCGGCACCATGTCGGGCCACACGCTGGGCCTGTACGAGGTGACCAGCACCATCTACACCTTGCCGCTGAGCTGGGGCGTCGCGGTGTTCGCGGCCAACCGCGAGAGTTTCAACGCGCTGCCGGCCGATCTTCAGGCATTGCTGCGCAAGGAACTGCCCAAGCTCGAAAACGCGGTATGGACCCAGTCGGAGCGGGAAACCGACGAGGGCATCGCCTGCAACACCGGTGCGGCGGGTTGCACCAAGCCCACCAAGGGCCGCATGACGGCCGTCCGGCCGTCGCCGCAGGACGAAGCGCGCCGCCGTGAGATCTTCGCGAACCGCGTGCTGCCCGGTTGGGTGCGGCGTTGCGGCCCGGAGTGCGCCAAGGCCTGGAACGACACGCTGGCGCCGGTGGTGGGGCTGCGCGCTCCTTCAGTTCAGTGA
- a CDS encoding serine hydrolase domain-containing protein has product MKLGKIVLGGLAVLAIAGAAGWYSLDKETRGLLSTLPTNSDVLFWSQRQRDAGFRALDRLPVLAKAHVVAAGAAPSALPPGPPLALSLDVDAYMAQQRSAALVILQDGKLRLERYGLGFDREGRWTSFSVAKSITSTLLGAAVRDGHIRSLDDKVSDYIVEMKGSAYDAVSIRQLLTMTSGVRWNENYGDPQSDVARFNNHRPEPGADALVSYLRQLPRAAPAGTRWNYSTGETNLVGVLVARATGKPLATYLSEKIWRPAGMEQQATWILNRSGQEISGCCIQAATRDFARFGQFVLDGARIGGQPIVPDGWLAEATTRRTDIGQPGRGYGYQWWTYDDGSFAARGIFGQGIFIDPKRRLVIASNGNWAGGASNRADSAARESFYRAVQKAIDDEGVGKPGG; this is encoded by the coding sequence ATGAAGCTTGGCAAGATCGTTCTCGGGGGGCTCGCCGTGCTGGCCATCGCCGGGGCGGCGGGCTGGTACAGCCTGGACAAGGAAACGCGCGGGCTGCTCTCCACGCTGCCCACCAACAGCGATGTGCTGTTCTGGAGCCAGCGCCAGCGCGACGCTGGCTTCCGGGCCCTCGACCGCTTGCCGGTGCTGGCCAAGGCGCACGTCGTGGCCGCTGGTGCCGCGCCGTCGGCCTTGCCGCCGGGGCCGCCGTTGGCGCTGTCCCTGGACGTCGATGCATACATGGCGCAGCAGCGCAGCGCCGCGCTCGTGATCCTGCAAGACGGGAAGCTGCGCCTGGAGCGCTACGGCCTGGGCTTCGACCGCGAAGGGCGCTGGACCAGCTTCTCGGTGGCGAAATCCATCACTTCCACCTTGCTCGGTGCGGCCGTGCGGGACGGCCACATTCGCAGCCTCGACGACAAGGTCAGCGACTACATCGTGGAGATGAAGGGCTCGGCATATGACGCTGTCAGCATCCGCCAGCTCCTGACGATGACCTCCGGCGTGCGCTGGAACGAAAACTACGGCGATCCGCAGTCGGACGTGGCGCGCTTCAACAACCATCGGCCGGAGCCGGGTGCCGACGCGCTGGTGAGCTACCTGCGCCAGCTCCCCCGGGCGGCACCGGCGGGCACCCGCTGGAACTACAGCACGGGCGAGACCAATCTAGTGGGGGTGCTGGTGGCACGGGCGACGGGCAAGCCGCTGGCTACCTATCTGTCGGAGAAGATCTGGCGGCCCGCGGGCATGGAGCAGCAGGCCACCTGGATCCTGAACCGCTCGGGGCAGGAGATCAGCGGTTGCTGCATCCAGGCGGCCACGCGCGACTTTGCCCGCTTCGGGCAGTTCGTGCTCGACGGCGCACGCATCGGCGGCCAGCCGATCGTGCCGGACGGCTGGCTGGCCGAGGCCACCACGCGGCGCACGGACATCGGCCAGCCGGGCCGCGGCTACGGCTATCAATGGTGGACCTACGACGACGGCAGCTTCGCGGCGCGCGGCATCTTCGGCCAGGGCATCTTCATCGACCCGAAGCGCAGGCTGGTCATCGCCTCGAACGGCAACTGGGCGGGTGGGGCGTCGAACCGCGCCGACAGCGCGGCGCGGGAGAGTTTCTACAGGGCGGTGCAAAAGGCCATCGACGACGAAGGCGTGGGGAAGCCCGGCGGCTAG